The following are encoded in a window of Sutcliffiella horikoshii genomic DNA:
- a CDS encoding acetyltransferase: MKDIAIIGAGGFGREVTWLIEEINRVNKEWNIVGFVDDNENIQGTEINGYKVVGNIEWLKMQAIYVVCAIGDPIIKKKTIERIIDSKNTYPVLIHPSVIYSDRVLFGAGSVICASSILTTDIKVGNHVIINLDCTIGHDATLGDYTTILPSVNVSGHVVTKECVSVGTGSAIIQGVSIGKNTIVGAGAIVVKDLPEDCTAVGSPAKPIKFHNVIK, encoded by the coding sequence ATGAAGGATATAGCTATTATAGGAGCAGGTGGATTTGGAAGAGAAGTTACCTGGTTAATTGAAGAAATAAATAGAGTGAATAAGGAATGGAATATTGTCGGATTTGTCGATGATAATGAGAATATCCAAGGTACTGAAATTAACGGATATAAAGTAGTTGGAAATATTGAATGGTTAAAGATGCAAGCAATTTATGTTGTTTGTGCAATAGGAGACCCTATCATTAAAAAGAAAACTATTGAGAGAATAATTGATAGCAAAAATACTTATCCTGTTTTAATTCATCCAAGTGTTATTTACTCTGATAGAGTATTGTTTGGAGCAGGCTCGGTTATATGTGCTTCAAGTATATTAACTACAGATATCAAGGTAGGAAACCATGTAATTATTAACCTAGATTGTACTATAGGACATGATGCGACTTTAGGTGATTATACAACAATATTACCTAGTGTAAATGTATCAGGGCATGTTGTTACAAAAGAATGTGTAAGTGTTGGGACAGGTTCAGCAATTATACAAGGTGTTTCAATTGGAAAAAACACGATTGTTGGGGCAGGAGCAATAGTGGTAAAAGATTTACCAGAAGATTGCACAGCTGTAGGGTCACCAGCCAAACCTATTAAGTTTCATAATGTAATTAAATAA
- a CDS encoding glycosyltransferase yields the protein MYHFTFVILHYLVKEDTIECIESILSNIDYLNYNIIVVDNCSPNGSGIELKEKYSMNAKVKIILNGENEGFARGNNIGYKLGKYEYNSDFIMVVNNDTVIKQRAFINKVINEYETFGFDILGPDIISLKDNNHQNPVGNSVITKEQLYKIINVYKRLLILNYIGVEGPLRKIMQKKIKKRQLDLIGNNDHENIQYNVQLHGSCLIFSKGYIERFEGFFDKTFMYMEEDILYYLANRDGLKTMYSPNVVIYHKEDSSTDATYSKNKKKRRFKYKNVIQSAEQFLKLMNGEIRY from the coding sequence ATGTATCATTTTACATTTGTAATTTTACATTACTTAGTTAAAGAGGACACCATAGAATGTATTGAATCTATTCTAAGTAATATAGATTATCTAAACTATAATATTATAGTCGTAGATAATTGTTCGCCAAATGGATCGGGAATAGAATTAAAAGAAAAGTACAGTATGAATGCAAAAGTTAAAATAATTCTAAATGGAGAAAACGAAGGCTTTGCAAGAGGCAATAATATTGGTTATAAACTTGGGAAATATGAGTATAATTCAGATTTTATTATGGTAGTAAATAATGATACAGTAATTAAACAAAGAGCATTTATTAATAAGGTAATAAATGAATATGAGACTTTTGGTTTTGATATTTTAGGGCCAGATATAATTTCCTTAAAAGATAATAACCATCAAAATCCAGTAGGTAATAGCGTTATCACAAAAGAACAATTATATAAAATTATAAATGTATATAAAAGATTACTAATTTTAAATTATATAGGTGTTGAAGGACCTCTTAGAAAAATCATGCAAAAAAAAATAAAAAAACGTCAATTAGATTTAATAGGTAATAATGATCATGAAAATATTCAGTATAATGTCCAACTACATGGTAGTTGTTTGATATTCTCTAAGGGATATATTGAGAGGTTTGAAGGTTTTTTTGATAAAACTTTTATGTATATGGAAGAAGATATTCTATATTATTTGGCAAATAGAGATGGCTTGAAAACGATGTACTCTCCTAATGTAGTTATTTACCACAAGGAGGATTCTTCAACGGATGCCACTTATTCAAAAAATAAGAAAAAACGCAGATTTA
- a CDS encoding sugar transferase, producing MKKPKESIYRRYFKRPMDILLSLFAIIILTIIPVIPVVAILVKLKLGSPIIFKQARPGLNEKVFNMYKFRTMTDERDENGELLPDSVRLTNFGMFLRSTSLDELPELINILKGDMSIIGPRPLLIQYLSLYDNNQKRRHEVRPGLSGLAQVNGRNAISWENKFTLDVHYVENVSFLGDWKLIFLTLKKVFVREGINSEAAATMEPFRGSKRLGDD from the coding sequence ATGAAAAAGCCTAAAGAAAGCATATATAGAAGATACTTTAAAAGACCCATGGACATACTACTTTCTTTATTTGCGATTATTATACTTACTATAATACCTGTAATTCCAGTTGTAGCGATCCTAGTAAAACTTAAATTAGGTAGTCCTATAATTTTTAAACAAGCAAGACCTGGTTTAAATGAGAAGGTCTTTAACATGTACAAGTTTCGAACAATGACAGATGAACGAGATGAGAATGGAGAGTTATTACCAGATAGTGTGAGGTTAACGAATTTTGGAATGTTTTTACGTTCAACTTCACTAGATGAACTTCCGGAGCTTATCAATATATTAAAAGGTGACATGTCAATAATTGGGCCAAGGCCTTTATTAATTCAATATCTCTCATTATATGATAATAATCAAAAAAGACGACATGAAGTCAGACCGGGTCTATCAGGCTTAGCTCAAGTTAATGGAAGGAATGCAATCAGTTGGGAAAATAAGTTTACACTTGACGTGCATTATGTAGAAAACGTTAGTTTCTTAGGAGATTGGAAGTTAATTTTTCTTACGTTAAAAAAGGTATTTGTTAGGGAAGGGATCAACTCCGAAGCTGCAGCAACAATGGAACCATTTAGAGGAAGTAAAAGATTGGGGGACGATTAA
- a CDS encoding glycosyltransferase family 2 protein, with translation MYMAKKVSIIIPSYKRADMLKKTIESALKQTYQNTEIIVVDDNSPNSEDRISTEKVMNLYLKIKKIKYIKHSKNKNGSAARNTGIKHSTGDYISFLDNDDEFLPDKIELQVKKLEELPNEYGICYTKFIRRKSGKLIDRGVENREGNLTREILMGTFYISSGSNMLLKRDVVLKIKGFNEKFQRRQDLEFLIRASKITKIAHVNKVCLIINKDDRQNTFKNIWDLENNKRQYLETFSDFIKELPLKDQEDIILSQSLLSSRYFIERKKLRDLIKYNEENNISNLLQFKHIMYLVKRKLLKQCYGFNI, from the coding sequence ATGTATATGGCTAAAAAAGTATCAATAATAATTCCTTCTTATAAGAGGGCAGATATGTTGAAAAAGACGATCGAGAGCGCCCTTAAACAAACATATCAAAATACAGAGATTATAGTAGTTGATGATAATTCACCAAATTCAGAAGATAGGATATCTACTGAAAAGGTCATGAACTTATATTTGAAGATTAAAAAAATTAAATATATAAAACATTCTAAAAATAAGAACGGTTCAGCAGCAAGAAATACAGGAATTAAACATTCAACAGGCGACTATATTTCTTTTTTAGATAATGATGATGAATTCTTACCAGATAAAATAGAACTTCAGGTCAAAAAGTTAGAAGAATTGCCAAATGAATATGGAATTTGTTATACAAAATTTATAAGAAGAAAGTCGGGTAAATTAATTGATAGAGGAGTAGAGAACAGAGAAGGAAATCTTACAAGAGAAATCTTAATGGGGACATTTTATATCAGCTCAGGCTCAAATATGCTTTTAAAAAGGGATGTAGTCCTTAAAATTAAAGGGTTTAATGAAAAATTCCAGAGAAGGCAGGATTTAGAATTTTTGATTAGAGCCTCAAAAATAACGAAAATTGCACACGTTAATAAAGTATGCTTAATTATAAACAAAGATGATAGACAAAATACTTTTAAAAATATATGGGATTTAGAAAATAATAAGAGGCAATACCTAGAAACTTTTTCTGACTTTATTAAAGAATTACCATTAAAGGACCAAGAAGATATTATTCTTTCACAGAGCTTATTGAGTAGTAGATATTTTATAGAAAGGAAAAAGTTAAGAGATTTAATTAAATATAATGAAGAAAATAATATAAGTAACTTACTACAGTTCAAACATATTATGTACCTCGTAAAACGGAAACTACTAAAGCAATGCTACGGTTTTAATATATAG
- a CDS encoding DegT/DnrJ/EryC1/StrS family aminotransferase, protein MTTTKVNERIFLSSPHMSDEGYEMEYVKEAFETNWIAPLGENVNGFERELAEKVGSKAAAALSSGTAAIHLALRAAGVVEGDIVFCPTLTFSATANPIIYQNAIPVFIDSNYETWNMCPDALEEAFQKYPEVKAVIVVHLYGLSADMDRIVELCKKHKVALIEDAAESLGTYYKGKHTGTFGDYGIFSFNGNKIITTSGGGMLVSNNQDKIAKTRFWATQSRDQARHYQHSELGFNYRMSNVVAGIGRGQLKVLEQRVEKKRYIYQFYKRELSELAGIEFMPSNEWDAPNYWLSSIRLTGKVRPVDIFVALEKENIESRPVWKPMHMQPFFEEYSFIGTDVSEKLFEDGVCLPSDTKITDEDLRRVTRIIKGLWLEDEKA, encoded by the coding sequence ATGACCACAACAAAAGTTAACGAGAGGATTTTCCTTTCATCACCTCATATGAGTGATGAGGGTTATGAAATGGAATATGTAAAGGAAGCATTTGAAACGAACTGGATCGCTCCTCTTGGAGAAAACGTCAATGGATTTGAAAGAGAACTAGCAGAAAAGGTTGGTTCAAAAGCTGCTGCCGCACTTTCTTCTGGTACAGCAGCAATTCACTTAGCTTTAAGGGCTGCTGGAGTTGTAGAGGGAGATATTGTGTTTTGTCCAACACTTACATTCTCTGCAACAGCAAATCCAATTATCTATCAAAATGCTATTCCGGTATTTATAGATAGTAATTATGAAACATGGAATATGTGCCCGGACGCTCTAGAAGAAGCTTTTCAAAAGTACCCCGAAGTAAAAGCAGTCATTGTAGTCCACCTTTATGGTTTATCTGCTGATATGGATAGAATCGTAGAACTTTGCAAGAAGCATAAGGTTGCACTAATAGAAGACGCTGCTGAATCTTTAGGAACCTACTATAAAGGTAAGCATACTGGAACATTTGGTGATTATGGCATTTTCTCTTTTAATGGAAATAAAATCATCACTACTTCAGGTGGCGGAATGCTTGTATCAAACAATCAAGATAAAATTGCCAAAACTAGATTCTGGGCAACACAATCTAGAGATCAGGCAAGACACTACCAACATAGCGAATTAGGATTTAATTATCGTATGAGTAATGTAGTTGCTGGAATTGGGAGAGGACAGTTAAAAGTTTTAGAACAACGAGTAGAAAAGAAGAGGTATATCTATCAGTTTTATAAAAGAGAACTTAGTGAGCTTGCAGGTATTGAGTTCATGCCTAGTAATGAATGGGATGCACCGAACTATTGGTTAAGCTCTATTAGGTTAACAGGTAAAGTAAGACCAGTTGATATATTTGTAGCTTTGGAAAAAGAGAATATTGAATCAAGACCTGTTTGGAAACCAATGCATATGCAACCATTCTTTGAGGAGTATAGTTTTATTGGTACCGATGTATCTGAAAAGTTATTTGAAGATGGGGTATGCTTACCGTCAGATACGAAAATAACTGATGAAGATTTAAGAAGAGTTACTAGGATTATTAAAGGACTGTGGTTGGAAGATGAAAAAGCCTAA
- a CDS encoding polysaccharide biosynthesis protein: protein MTYKKRLSFLIIVDSLIVLSSIYVGFWLLMPDANILSSGTLFLSSLTLIIWHHLFAYTYKLYHKAWEYASIGELMGITKAVTYSVTVAGFVQLLVNGHVYLRVLIVTWMLHMILIGGSRFSWRVYRDFYYKKNIHKKRTLIVGAGAGGTMVARQLLQNRDADLVPVAFVDDDPKKQKLQILGVPVNGGVSDIESVVMKMEIDNIIIAIPSLGKKEINTIYQECVKTDAKTKIIPMLEDLMSGKVSVNEFRDVEVEDLLGRDPVKLDMASISESITGKTVLVTGAGGSIGSEICRQISNFTPENLILLGHGENSIYSIELELRAKYDTTINIFTEIADIQDRSKIFSIMEKYKPDVVYHAAAHKHVPLMERNPEEAVKNNIFGSKNVAEAADTFGVNTFVLVSSDKAVNPTNIMGSTKRFAEMVVQQLAQESKTKFVAVRFGNVLGSRGSVIPLFKKQIQAGGPVTVTHPDMTRYFMTIPEASRLVIQAGTLARGGEVFVLDMGEPVRIVDLAKNLITLSGYSIDEIGIRYSGIRPGEKMYEELLNENEIHKADVFPKIHIGKAPLKDEEVLGYFLRNFETMSEAELRAYLLAVANNKEEELKHLYRTKVSV, encoded by the coding sequence ATGACTTACAAAAAGAGACTATCATTCTTAATCATTGTTGATTCTTTAATTGTCCTGTCTTCTATTTATGTGGGCTTTTGGCTGCTTATGCCTGATGCGAATATACTTAGCTCAGGTACACTATTTCTTAGCTCCTTAACGTTGATCATCTGGCATCATTTATTTGCTTATACATACAAGCTATACCATAAGGCCTGGGAGTATGCGAGTATTGGGGAACTAATGGGAATTACAAAGGCTGTGACCTATTCTGTTACGGTGGCCGGATTTGTGCAGCTGCTTGTTAATGGTCATGTATATCTGCGTGTGTTAATCGTCACATGGATGTTACATATGATTCTAATTGGTGGATCCCGCTTTTCTTGGCGTGTATACAGAGACTTCTATTATAAAAAGAACATACATAAGAAGCGCACTCTTATTGTGGGAGCAGGTGCAGGCGGAACAATGGTGGCACGACAACTGTTACAAAACAGAGACGCAGATTTAGTCCCGGTAGCTTTTGTCGACGACGATCCGAAAAAACAAAAACTTCAAATTTTAGGTGTACCGGTAAACGGTGGAGTTAGTGATATTGAATCTGTTGTAATGAAGATGGAAATTGACAATATCATTATCGCCATCCCTTCACTTGGAAAAAAAGAGATCAACACGATTTATCAAGAATGTGTCAAAACTGATGCAAAAACAAAGATTATTCCGATGCTTGAAGACCTCATGTCAGGAAAAGTATCTGTCAATGAGTTTCGTGATGTAGAGGTGGAAGATCTGCTTGGTAGAGATCCAGTAAAACTAGATATGGCAAGTATCTCGGAATCTATTACAGGTAAAACAGTACTTGTAACGGGTGCTGGAGGCTCCATTGGGTCCGAAATCTGTCGTCAGATATCTAACTTTACTCCTGAAAACCTGATATTGCTTGGTCACGGGGAAAACAGTATTTACTCCATTGAATTGGAGTTGCGTGCAAAATACGATACAACGATTAACATCTTTACAGAAATTGCAGACATACAAGATAGAAGTAAGATCTTCTCCATTATGGAAAAGTACAAGCCAGATGTTGTCTACCATGCAGCGGCACATAAACATGTACCGTTGATGGAGCGAAATCCCGAAGAAGCGGTAAAGAATAATATCTTTGGGTCGAAGAATGTAGCAGAAGCGGCGGATACTTTCGGGGTTAATACGTTTGTTCTTGTATCTTCGGATAAGGCAGTTAATCCTACGAACATTATGGGCTCTACAAAACGTTTTGCGGAAATGGTGGTCCAGCAGCTTGCGCAGGAAAGTAAGACCAAGTTTGTTGCTGTGCGATTTGGAAATGTGCTTGGAAGCAGGGGGAGTGTTATTCCTCTATTTAAGAAGCAGATTCAGGCTGGTGGACCTGTTACAGTGACGCATCCGGATATGACGCGGTACTTTATGACGATACCGGAAGCTTCTAGGCTTGTGATACAAGCAGGTACCCTGGCACGTGGTGGAGAGGTATTTGTGTTGGATATGGGAGAGCCGGTTAGAATTGTTGACCTGGCGAAAAACCTAATCACCTTGTCGGGTTATTCAATTGATGAAATTGGGATTAGGTATTCTGGGATTCGACCTGGGGAGAAGATGTATGAAGAGTTGTTGAATGAAAATGAGATTCATAAGGCAGATGTGTTTCCGAAGATTCATATTGGGAAGGCGCCGTTGAAGGATGAAGAGGTATTGGGTTACTTCTTGAGGAATTTTGAGACGATGAGTGAAGCGGAATTAAGAGCATATCTTTTAGCCGTTGCGAATAATAAAGAAGAAGAGTTGAAGCACTTATATAGAACAAAAGTTTCAGTTTAA
- a CDS encoding SDR family oxidoreductase encodes MLLEKMEIKKNAVFLVTGSAGFIGTNLVEYLLENDYKVRGLDNLSTGSQKNIDDFTNSENYEFIKGDIRDFGTCLDACNDIDYVLHQAAWGSVPRSIEMPQYYEEVNIKGTLNMMEAAKQKNVKKFVYASSSSVYGDEPQLPKLEGREGYVLSPYALTKKVNEEYGRLYKELYGLDTYGLRYFNVFGRRQNPEGTYAAVIPKFIQLLISGHRPTINGDGSQSRDFTYIDNVIQANINACHAPSHVAGNSFNIAYGGRESLIDIYNVIRSSLGKDITPLFGPERKGDIKHSNADIRKAKELLNYQPEWSFEKGIKEAIGWYTENTKSNLN; translated from the coding sequence ATGTTATTAGAAAAAATGGAAATTAAAAAAAATGCAGTATTTTTAGTGACTGGTTCCGCAGGATTTATAGGGACTAATTTAGTTGAATATCTTTTAGAGAATGATTATAAGGTAAGAGGTCTTGATAATTTATCTACAGGATCACAAAAAAATATAGATGACTTTACTAATAGCGAAAACTATGAGTTTATTAAAGGTGATATAAGGGATTTTGGGACATGTTTAGATGCTTGTAATGATATAGATTATGTATTACACCAAGCTGCTTGGGGAAGCGTACCAAGAAGTATAGAAATGCCCCAGTATTATGAAGAAGTGAATATTAAAGGGACTTTAAACATGATGGAAGCAGCTAAACAAAAAAATGTTAAAAAATTTGTATATGCTTCTAGTTCATCCGTTTATGGAGACGAACCCCAATTACCCAAGCTAGAGGGAAGAGAAGGGTACGTTCTATCTCCATATGCACTAACTAAAAAAGTGAATGAGGAATACGGACGTTTATATAAAGAATTATACGGTTTAGATACTTATGGACTTCGATATTTCAATGTTTTTGGAAGAAGGCAAAATCCAGAAGGAACATATGCTGCTGTTATCCCAAAGTTTATTCAGCTGTTAATTAGTGGCCATAGACCGACTATTAATGGTGATGGGAGCCAAAGTCGTGATTTCACATATATTGATAATGTAATACAAGCGAATATAAATGCATGTCACGCACCTTCACATGTAGCTGGAAATTCATTTAACATTGCATATGGAGGAAGGGAGAGTTTAATTGATATTTATAACGTTATAAGAAGTAGTTTAGGAAAGGATATAACACCATTATTTGGACCGGAAAGAAAAGGTGATATTAAGCATAGTAATGCTGATATTCGCAAGGCAAAAGAACTACTTAATTATCAGCCAGAATGGAGCTTTGAAAAAGGAATTAAAGAAGCAATTGGATGGTATACGGAAAACACAAAATCCAATCTAAATTAG
- a CDS encoding glycosyltransferase family 4 protein, whose product MKKILIFANNDIGLYKFRKELIEKLIKENEVYVSLPKGNYNSKLSTIGCKVIETEINRRGTNPITDLKLLFNYKKIIKEVDPEVVLTYTIKPNIYGGVASRILNVPCIANITGLGTALEKKGTMQKIILMLYKIALKKASCTFFQNQSNREFFIKNKIVKGETKLIPGSGVNLEEHKLEVYPEKYKSIKFLFIGRIMMAKGINELLNAAEITKEKYPEVHFDLVGAIEENYIKVLNEYEDRGIIKYHGLQENVHEFIKNSHATILPSYHEGTANVLLETAASGRPVLASKVPGCIETFDNQISGLGFEVRNVDSLVCEIINFINLPYEKKVHMGINGRRKMEKEYDRNIVIKAYVEEINKIN is encoded by the coding sequence ATGAAGAAAATTTTAATATTTGCAAATAATGATATAGGTTTATATAAATTTAGAAAAGAATTAATTGAGAAATTAATTAAGGAAAATGAAGTTTATGTTAGTTTGCCAAAAGGAAATTATAATTCTAAGTTAAGTACAATAGGATGTAAAGTTATTGAAACAGAGATTAATAGAAGAGGTACTAACCCAATAACAGATTTAAAGCTATTATTTAATTATAAAAAAATTATAAAAGAAGTAGATCCCGAAGTTGTTTTGACTTATACAATTAAACCTAATATTTATGGTGGGGTTGCATCGAGAATATTAAATGTCCCATGTATCGCTAATATTACGGGGCTTGGAACAGCATTAGAAAAAAAAGGTACTATGCAAAAAATTATATTAATGTTATATAAAATTGCTTTAAAAAAGGCATCTTGTACATTTTTTCAAAACCAGTCAAATAGGGAATTTTTCATTAAAAACAAAATTGTTAAAGGGGAAACAAAACTAATTCCTGGTTCGGGTGTGAATTTAGAAGAGCATAAACTTGAAGTTTATCCCGAGAAATATAAAAGTATAAAATTTCTTTTTATTGGCCGGATTATGATGGCGAAGGGAATAAATGAGTTACTAAATGCTGCTGAAATAACAAAAGAGAAGTACCCAGAAGTGCATTTTGATTTAGTAGGAGCTATAGAAGAAAATTACATTAAGGTATTAAACGAATATGAAGATAGGGGTATTATTAAGTACCATGGGTTGCAAGAAAATGTACACGAATTTATAAAAAATTCACATGCAACTATACTACCTTCTTATCATGAAGGAACTGCTAACGTACTACTCGAAACTGCAGCGTCAGGACGTCCCGTACTAGCATCAAAAGTACCGGGTTGCATTGAAACATTTGATAATCAGATTAGTGGTTTAGGATTTGAAGTGAGAAACGTAGATAGTTTAGTTTGTGAAATAATTAATTTCATTAATCTTCCATATGAGAAAAAAGTACATATGGGAATTAATGGCCGAAGAAAAATGGAAAAAGAATATGATAGAAATATAGTCATTAAAGCATATGTTGAAGAAATAAATAAGATTAATTAA
- a CDS encoding nucleotide sugar dehydrogenase has protein sequence MNLYEKIVNRVEKISLIGLGYVGMPIAVAFAKKIDVIGFDIHDEKIELYKKGIDPTKEVGNDVIKNTTVDFTSDETRLKESKFHIVAVPTPVKEDRTPDLTPVKSASRTLGRNLTKGSIVVFESTVYPGVTEEICVPILEKESGLKCGIDFKVGYSPERINPGDKEHRLETITKVVSGMDSETLDMVAKVYELVVDVGVYKAESIKVAEAAKVIENAQRDINIAFMNELSIIFNTMDIDTKAVLEAAGTKWNFLKFSPGLVGGHCIGVDPYYLTYKAEQMGYYSQFILSGRKINDDMGKYVAENTVKQMIKANKQINGAKVAIFGITFKENCPDVRNTKVVDIIKELEEYGIEVKVVDPVADKEDLWKEYGINLFKTEEIKHIDAVIFAVSHEEFKGINLSDLTMMYGARELINLETLEEVAATSEFDVFVNRKNYVLIDIKGLFDRKEAEEMGYRYWRL, from the coding sequence ATGAACTTATATGAAAAGATTGTTAATAGAGTAGAGAAAATATCCTTAATTGGGCTCGGTTACGTTGGTATGCCAATTGCTGTAGCGTTTGCTAAAAAGATAGATGTTATTGGATTTGATATTCATGATGAAAAAATTGAGCTCTATAAAAAAGGTATAGATCCAACTAAAGAAGTAGGAAATGATGTAATTAAGAATACAACTGTAGATTTTACTTCTGACGAAACAAGACTTAAAGAATCAAAATTTCATATCGTAGCAGTTCCGACACCTGTAAAAGAAGACCGTACTCCAGATTTGACTCCGGTAAAATCAGCAAGTCGAACATTAGGGAGAAACTTAACTAAGGGCTCAATTGTGGTCTTTGAATCTACCGTTTATCCAGGCGTAACAGAAGAAATTTGTGTACCAATTTTAGAAAAAGAATCTGGCTTAAAGTGTGGAATAGATTTTAAAGTAGGATATTCTCCAGAAAGAATAAATCCAGGTGATAAAGAACATAGATTAGAAACAATTACAAAAGTGGTTTCAGGAATGGATAGCGAAACATTAGATATGGTTGCAAAGGTTTATGAATTAGTTGTAGATGTAGGAGTATATAAAGCAGAGAGTATAAAAGTAGCAGAGGCTGCTAAAGTTATTGAGAATGCCCAACGTGATATAAATATCGCTTTCATGAATGAACTTTCTATTATTTTTAACACGATGGATATTGATACAAAAGCGGTTTTAGAAGCTGCAGGAACTAAATGGAATTTCCTTAAATTTTCTCCAGGCCTAGTAGGAGGACATTGTATAGGGGTTGATCCATATTACTTAACTTATAAAGCTGAACAAATGGGTTACTATTCACAATTTATACTTTCTGGACGAAAAATAAACGATGATATGGGCAAATATGTCGCAGAGAATACTGTCAAACAAATGATTAAAGCAAACAAACAAATTAATGGAGCAAAAGTGGCGATTTTTGGGATTACATTTAAAGAAAACTGTCCTGATGTTAGGAATACAAAAGTAGTGGATATTATTAAAGAACTTGAAGAGTATGGAATTGAAGTGAAAGTTGTAGACCCAGTAGCAGACAAAGAAGACTTGTGGAAGGAATATGGAATTAATCTATTTAAAACCGAAGAAATTAAGCATATTGATGCAGTAATTTTTGCAGTTTCACATGAAGAGTTCAAGGGTATTAATTTAAGCGACTTAACAATGATGTATGGAGCTAGAGAATTAATTAATTTGGAGACATTGGAAGAGGTTGCTGCAACATCTGAATTTGACGTATTTGTAAATAGAAAAAATTATGTCTTAATTGATATTAAGGGATTGTTTGATAGAAAAGAAGCAGAGGAAATGGGTTATAGATACTGGAGGTTGTAA
- a CDS encoding flippase: MGTRVIVLFGSFIVSIILARLLGPEGKGIITAIFVLPNLLISIADLGIKQSTAYYIGKKIYRVEEMLPSIIILWIVSSGISILIGISYFLTGPDKLYGWNLLLIVLLTIPLNLLNQYLSGILLGKEKIGVFNTKIIISFVINFLGVLILVWWFKMGVLGAVIVQIFISLCTIIYILWHVKKLINFRTIVKRKITNLIVKRGFSFALALFIISLNYRIDIIFLERLTSSAEVGVYSIGVSISELIWQLPAAIGLVIFSKNVNAKTDEIAYLRAIKLLRISLPFLILGSLMIWLLAPQIINLLFGKEFSAASEVIRLLLPGVLSIVIVKILHPDLAARGYPLFALKILIFPLITNVILNLILIPSLGIEGAAIASTISYLIGGFLFAWVYARKESISLRDVLIINKNDIKLLSSYIKLKK, encoded by the coding sequence TTGGGAACAAGAGTAATTGTACTTTTTGGTAGTTTTATTGTCTCAATTATATTAGCTAGACTACTTGGCCCTGAAGGTAAAGGGATTATTACAGCTATTTTTGTGTTACCCAACTTATTAATATCTATAGCAGACCTTGGAATAAAACAATCTACAGCTTATTACATAGGTAAAAAGATATACAGAGTAGAAGAAATGTTACCATCTATAATAATATTATGGATTGTTTCATCGGGTATATCTATTTTAATAGGAATCAGCTACTTTTTAACTGGACCAGATAAATTGTATGGATGGAATCTATTATTAATAGTCTTATTAACTATTCCACTTAATTTGTTAAATCAGTATCTTTCTGGAATATTATTAGGGAAGGAAAAAATAGGAGTTTTTAACACTAAAATTATTATTAGTTTTGTAATCAACTTTCTAGGTGTTTTAATCTTAGTTTGGTGGTTTAAAATGGGCGTTTTGGGTGCTGTTATTGTTCAAATTTTTATTTCATTATGTACAATAATTTATATTTTGTGGCATGTAAAAAAACTTATAAATTTTAGAACTATTGTTAAAAGAAAAATTACAAATTTAATTGTTAAAAGAGGTTTTTCTTTTGCGCTGGCACTATTTATTATATCTCTAAATTACCGGATTGATATTATTTTCCTAGAAAGGCTAACCAGTTCAGCCGAGGTAGGAGTTTATTCTATAGGGGTGAGTATTTCTGAATTAATCTGGCAATTACCAGCAGCTATAGGTTTAGTTATTTTTTCAAAAAATGTAAATGCTAAGACTGATGAAATAGCATATCTTAGAGCTATAAAATTATTAAGAATTTCGTTACCATTTCTAATTCTAGGGAGCCTAATGATTTGGTTATTAGCACCACAAATTATAAATTTACTATTCGGAAAAGAGTTTAGTGCTGCTTCAGAAGTCATAAGACTTTTGTTACCTGGAGTATTATCCATAGTAATTGTAAAGATTTTACATCCGGATTTAGCTGCAAGAGGATATCCATTGTTTGCTCTAAAGATATTAATTTTTCCATTAATAACAAATGTAATATTAAATTTAATTTTAATTCCGAGTTTAGGGATAGAAGGTGCTGCTATAGCTTCTACAATTTCCTATCTAATTGGTGGTTTTTTGTTTGCGTGGGTTTATGCTAGAAAAGAAAGTATATCTTTGAGAGATGTACTCATTATTAATAAAAATGATATTAAACTATTATCCTCTTATATAAAATTAAAAAAATAG